The following are from one region of the Aquirufa lenticrescens genome:
- a CDS encoding homoserine kinase yields the protein MEKIRVYAPATVANVACGFDIFGFAVNHPGDEVVLEKKSTPGIVIKEITGDDGRLPKAVEKNTAGIAIQKYLVHIGREDQGFELSLHKDMPLGSGLGSSAASAVAGVFAANELMGRPLSQKDLLPFAMEGERVACGSAHADNVGPSLLGGFIVIRSYDPLDIIQVPVPSDLYASIVHPQIEVNTKDARGILDKEISLSTTITQMGNVAGLVAGLLLPDYELIGRSLVDVIIEPSRAILIPGFAEVKAAAIANGALGCSISGSGPSLFALSKGEETAQKVAKAMAAEFAALGIGSEQYVSQINQKGPVVLAD from the coding sequence ATGGAAAAGATACGTGTTTATGCTCCTGCAACAGTAGCGAATGTGGCTTGTGGATTTGATATCTTCGGTTTTGCCGTGAATCATCCAGGAGATGAGGTCGTTTTAGAAAAGAAATCGACTCCGGGTATCGTCATTAAAGAAATTACAGGTGATGATGGCCGTTTACCCAAAGCGGTAGAAAAAAATACGGCTGGTATTGCCATCCAAAAATACTTAGTACACATCGGTCGTGAAGACCAAGGTTTCGAATTATCCTTGCACAAAGATATGCCTTTAGGTTCCGGATTAGGATCTTCCGCGGCTTCTGCGGTGGCAGGCGTTTTTGCGGCGAATGAACTGATGGGTCGCCCATTATCTCAAAAAGACCTCTTGCCCTTCGCAATGGAAGGCGAGCGCGTCGCCTGCGGCTCTGCGCACGCAGACAACGTGGGTCCTTCGCTTCTAGGAGGCTTTATCGTCATTCGTTCCTACGATCCCTTAGATATCATTCAAGTGCCCGTACCATCGGATTTATATGCAAGTATTGTCCACCCTCAAATAGAAGTAAATACGAAAGATGCGCGTGGAATTTTAGATAAGGAAATCTCTTTATCCACCACCATCACTCAAATGGGGAACGTAGCAGGACTTGTCGCAGGCCTTTTATTGCCTGATTATGAGTTAATTGGCCGTTCTTTAGTCGATGTGATCATCGAACCATCTCGCGCAATCCTGATTCCTGGTTTTGCGGAAGTAAAGGCTGCTGCGATTGCAAATGGCGCATTAGGCTGTTCTATATCAGGTTCCGGCCCTTCTTTATTTGCCTTATCGAAAGGCGAAGAAACAGCTCAAAAAGTAGCGAAAGCGATGGCCGCAGAATTTGCCGCCTTGGGTATTGGATCAGAGCAATATGTCTCCCAAATCAACCAAAAAGGTCCTGTTGTTTTAGCCGATTAG
- a CDS encoding tyrosine-type recombinase/integrase: MMNRELVNFFLDHLSIERRLSSHTITSYSTDLEQFTAFIAPADLSQVQALTIRKWLISLSDDSIQNRSINRKLATLRTFYKYLLRTGKIEENPMTSIRMVKTTKKIPQFVRESEMENLVDNRKIATNFSEARDELILFLLYGTGIRLAELISLQNNQVNLAAKTIRVIGKRNKERMIPIPGLLVDLIATYRSFCTVEHTHLLLTDKGEPLYPMFVQRLVKKNLGEYSQLEKLSPHVLRHTYATHLLNKGSDLNAIKELLGHANLAATQVYTHNSMEKMKAIYLQAHPKA; encoded by the coding sequence ATGATGAATCGTGAATTAGTCAATTTTTTTTTGGACCACCTGTCCATCGAAAGGCGCCTCAGTTCGCACACGATTACCTCCTACTCTACTGACTTAGAACAGTTTACCGCTTTCATTGCACCTGCAGATTTATCTCAAGTTCAAGCGTTAACCATTCGAAAATGGCTCATCAGTTTATCCGATGATTCCATCCAAAACCGCAGCATTAACCGCAAACTGGCCACATTGCGTACCTTCTATAAGTATCTTTTAAGAACAGGGAAAATCGAAGAAAATCCAATGACCTCTATCAGGATGGTCAAAACCACGAAGAAAATCCCCCAATTTGTCCGGGAATCGGAGATGGAAAACCTGGTAGATAACAGAAAGATTGCCACGAATTTCAGCGAAGCGAGAGACGAACTTATCTTGTTTTTACTTTACGGAACAGGCATTCGTCTTGCTGAATTGATTTCACTGCAAAACAATCAAGTCAATCTGGCGGCTAAAACAATCCGAGTAATCGGAAAGCGAAATAAGGAACGGATGATTCCTATTCCTGGCTTACTCGTTGACTTAATAGCAACCTATCGCAGCTTTTGCACAGTAGAACACACTCATTTACTACTCACAGATAAAGGCGAACCCTTGTACCCCATGTTTGTACAACGTTTAGTCAAGAAAAATCTAGGGGAATATAGCCAACTAGAGAAGCTTTCTCCACACGTATTGCGTCACACCTATGCGACACACCTATTGAATAAAGGCTCTGATTTAAATGCCATCAAGGAATTGCTTGGGCATGCTAATTTAGCTGCCACGCAGGTATATACGCATAATTCGATGGAAAAAATGAAGGCCATCTACTTACAAGCGCATCCGAAAGCCTAA
- the rpsU gene encoding 30S ribosomal protein S21 codes for MLIISIKENESIDKALKRFKKKFEKTGVVKELRRRSAFEKPSVGRRKEMIRAAYKQITYGNINN; via the coding sequence ATGTTAATTATTTCGATAAAAGAGAACGAATCAATTGATAAGGCTTTAAAGCGCTTCAAGAAGAAATTTGAAAAAACAGGTGTAGTAAAAGAACTACGTAGAAGATCTGCTTTCGAAAAACCTTCTGTAGGTCGTCGTAAAGAAATGATTCGTGCTGCTTACAAGCAAATCACTTACGGAAATATTAATAACTAA